One Ostrea edulis chromosome 2, xbOstEdul1.1, whole genome shotgun sequence genomic region harbors:
- the LOC125678634 gene encoding BET1-like protein isoform X2, which produces MADFRNNRNGMARTEEMLDSENQQRVDNLASKVSRLKNLALDIDDEALDSNRYLDNMGGDYESTQGLLGGSVHRLSHMVQANRGNRKLMCYLVLGLVLLFFLTYYLVTKVTK; this is translated from the exons ATGGCAGACTTCCGAAACAACCGAAATG GGATGGCTAGAACAGAGGAAATGTTGGACAGTGAGAATCAGCAGAGGGTTGATAACCTGGCCAGCAAAGTGTCACGGTTAAAGAAT CTAGCCTTGGATATTGATGATGAGGCTTTAGATTCCAACAGATACCTGGATAATATG GGTGGAGATTATGAGAGTACACAGGGATTACTTGGAGGTTCGGTGCACAGGCTGTCTCACATGGTGCAGGCGAACCGTGGTAACAGAAAACTCATGTGTTACCTGGTCCTGGGACTGGTGCTGCTCTTCTTTCTGACCTACTATCTCGTTACAAAAGTGACCAAATGA
- the LOC125678634 gene encoding BET1-like protein isoform X1, with translation MADFRNNRNGTGSGMARTEEMLDSENQQRVDNLASKVSRLKNLALDIDDEALDSNRYLDNMGGDYESTQGLLGGSVHRLSHMVQANRGNRKLMCYLVLGLVLLFFLTYYLVTKVTK, from the exons ATGGCAGACTTCCGAAACAACCGAAATGGTACTGGCAGTG GGATGGCTAGAACAGAGGAAATGTTGGACAGTGAGAATCAGCAGAGGGTTGATAACCTGGCCAGCAAAGTGTCACGGTTAAAGAAT CTAGCCTTGGATATTGATGATGAGGCTTTAGATTCCAACAGATACCTGGATAATATG GGTGGAGATTATGAGAGTACACAGGGATTACTTGGAGGTTCGGTGCACAGGCTGTCTCACATGGTGCAGGCGAACCGTGGTAACAGAAAACTCATGTGTTACCTGGTCCTGGGACTGGTGCTGCTCTTCTTTCTGACCTACTATCTCGTTACAAAAGTGACCAAATGA